A region from the Planctomycetaceae bacterium genome encodes:
- a CDS encoding sialidase family protein, whose amino-acid sequence MFRKPFFIAAVMSVTGMVSGPMSNAADDVAPEDREPPGIVLREFLYGDAPFPECHASTIVETPAGLVAAFFGGTEEKHPDVGIWVTRHVQGAWTPPVEVANGVQYTLTSGELYRHPTWNPVLFQYPDGGPLMLFYKCGPSPDTWWGMLTSSPDSGKTWSTPRRLPEHIDGPVRNKPILLDDGTLLCGSSTEFDGWRLHFELTGDRGQTWHRTPAIHDGRTIGAIQPTLLVHSDGHIQALNRNQNGNGKIVSTVSRDGGKTWSQLTETELPNPNSGIDAVTLSDGRFLLVYNHTVRSGDSPRGREMLNVAVSDDGLHWKAAAVLENTPKSEFSYPAVIQTSDGLVHTTYTYQRRRVRHVVIDPSKLQLTNFADGKWPTER is encoded by the coding sequence GTGTTCCGAAAGCCATTCTTTATCGCTGCCGTGATGTCCGTCACCGGAATGGTGTCAGGGCCGATGTCGAACGCCGCTGATGACGTCGCTCCGGAAGACCGTGAACCGCCGGGAATCGTGTTGCGGGAATTTCTTTACGGCGACGCTCCGTTTCCGGAATGTCATGCATCGACGATCGTGGAAACTCCCGCCGGACTCGTCGCCGCATTCTTCGGCGGCACGGAAGAGAAGCACCCGGACGTTGGCATCTGGGTCACTCGCCACGTTCAGGGCGCGTGGACGCCTCCGGTCGAGGTTGCCAATGGAGTTCAATACACGCTGACCAGCGGCGAACTCTATCGGCATCCGACCTGGAACCCGGTGCTGTTTCAATATCCCGATGGCGGCCCGCTGATGCTGTTTTACAAATGCGGCCCCAGCCCCGATACATGGTGGGGAATGCTGACAAGCTCGCCGGACAGCGGAAAAACCTGGTCAACACCGAGGCGCCTTCCCGAACACATCGACGGCCCGGTTCGGAACAAACCCATTCTGCTGGACGACGGCACACTGTTGTGCGGCAGCAGCACCGAGTTCGACGGCTGGCGACTGCACTTCGAACTGACCGGCGACCGCGGACAAACCTGGCATCGGACACCGGCGATCCACGACGGCCGGACCATTGGCGCCATTCAGCCGACCCTGCTGGTTCACTCCGACGGACACATTCAGGCATTGAACCGCAACCAGAACGGCAACGGAAAAATCGTGTCCACCGTTTCCCGCGACGGCGGAAAAACGTGGTCACAACTAACGGAAACAGAACTGCCGAATCCGAACTCCGGTATCGACGCCGTGACACTCAGCGACGGCCGATTCTTGCTGGTCTACAATCACACGGTGCGTTCCGGCGATTCGCCGCGCGGACGGGAAATGCTGAATGTCGCGGTCAGCGACGACGGACTTCACTGGAAAGCCGCGGCCGTCCTGGAGAACACGCCGAAGTCGGAGTTCTCCTATCCGGCGGTCATTCAAACGTCCGACGGCCTGGTTCACACGACGTACACATATCAGCGCCGCCGGGTTCGGCACGTTGTGATTGATCCTTCAAAGCTGCAGCTAACGAACTTCGCCGACGGAAAATGGCCGACGGAGCGCTGA
- a CDS encoding glucoamylase family protein, with protein MNRTSPPAPFWLFTSAILLLAAGRSSALCADDAPTDEQLLTLTQRATFRYFWDGAEPVSGLSRERIHLDDPTYDQDVVTSGGTGFGLMAILVGIERNFVIRPDAVTRLESMLTALEKADRFHGAWPHWLYGPTGKVKPFSPKDDGGDLVETSYLAAGLLCVRQYFRDGSEREQRLAAVADRLWREIEWDWYRGPDRENVLFWHWSPKHAWEMNFRIRGYNECLITYVLAGASPTHGIPPEVYHEGWAENGAIRQTSAAFGIELKLRHQGVQKYCGPLFWAHYSYLGLDPRELRDRYADYWEQNRNHVAMCKAYCVENPGHHDGYSSKCWGLTSSYSLEGYAGHSPEHDEGTIAPTAALSSFPCDPDSCMAALRYFHDELGDRLLGTYGFYDAFNQDKDWFPRQYLAIDQGPEIIMIENYRSGLIWKLFMSAPEVQHGLTRLGFEVNGR; from the coding sequence ATGAATCGAACTTCTCCGCCTGCGCCGTTTTGGCTGTTCACGTCGGCAATTCTGCTGCTTGCCGCTGGACGTTCCTCCGCGCTGTGTGCGGATGATGCGCCGACGGATGAGCAATTGCTGACACTGACGCAGCGTGCGACGTTTCGGTATTTCTGGGACGGTGCCGAACCGGTGTCCGGGCTTTCTCGCGAACGCATCCATCTCGACGATCCGACTTACGATCAGGACGTCGTTACCAGCGGAGGAACCGGATTCGGACTGATGGCGATTCTGGTCGGTATCGAACGGAACTTCGTCATTCGCCCCGATGCCGTCACACGCCTGGAATCAATGCTCACCGCGCTGGAAAAGGCCGACCGTTTCCACGGTGCGTGGCCGCACTGGTTGTACGGTCCCACCGGAAAGGTCAAACCGTTCAGCCCAAAGGACGACGGCGGTGACCTGGTGGAAACGTCCTACCTGGCGGCGGGACTGCTGTGCGTTCGGCAGTATTTCCGCGACGGCAGCGAACGGGAACAGCGACTGGCAGCCGTCGCGGATCGCCTGTGGCGGGAAATTGAATGGGACTGGTACCGTGGCCCTGACCGCGAAAACGTCCTGTTCTGGCACTGGTCACCCAAACATGCGTGGGAAATGAACTTCCGAATTCGAGGCTATAACGAATGTCTGATCACTTACGTGCTGGCGGGCGCGTCGCCGACTCACGGTATCCCACCGGAGGTCTATCACGAAGGCTGGGCCGAAAACGGAGCGATTCGGCAGACCAGCGCGGCGTTCGGCATCGAGCTGAAGCTGCGTCATCAGGGAGTTCAAAAGTATTGCGGCCCACTGTTCTGGGCACACTATTCTTACCTTGGCCTGGACCCTCGCGAACTGCGCGACCGCTATGCGGACTATTGGGAACAGAACCGAAACCACGTCGCGATGTGCAAAGCGTACTGCGTTGAAAACCCCGGACACCATGACGGCTATTCCTCGAAATGCTGGGGACTGACCAGCAGCTATTCACTGGAAGGCTACGCCGGCCACAGCCCGGAACATGATGAAGGCACGATCGCTCCCACCGCCGCGCTTTCTTCGTTTCCCTGCGATCCGGATTCCTGCATGGCCGCGCTTCGGTACTTTCACGACGAACTCGGCGACAGGCTGCTGGGAACGTACGGTTTCTACGACGCGTTCAATCAGGACAAAGACTGGTTCCCCAGGCAATACCTTGCGATCGATCAGGGGCCGGAGATCATCATGATTGAAAACTACCGCAGCGGCCTGATCTGGAAGCTGTTCATGTCGGCTCCGGAAGTGCAGCACGGGCTGACACGGCTTGGCTTCGAGGTGAACGGCCGATGA
- a CDS encoding histone deacetylase produces MTLLYSDERFLLHDTGEHPECAARLQAVRRRLDESGLLKQVTSVPVVRADDTDVTRVHTTEHVQAIREFVDAGGGRIEVDTVVSPDSADVAWLAAGSGVDAVRRIVGGEDTQALCLVRPPGHHARPDAPMGFCLLGNVAIAARAAIQKFGLNRVLIVDWDVHHGNGTQDAFYDDGQVTFFSAHRFPFYPGTGRKSETGRGEGLGTTFNLPLEFGISRRDYLSAFEKSLTVAADKCRPDLVIISAGFDAHAEDPIGSLGLQTEDFAELTKLVQQVAATHSDGRLLSMLEGGYNVDRLADCVSLHLETLLSK; encoded by the coding sequence ATGACGCTGCTGTATTCCGACGAACGGTTTCTGCTGCACGATACCGGCGAGCATCCGGAATGTGCTGCGCGGCTTCAGGCTGTGCGCCGGCGGCTGGACGAATCGGGGCTGCTGAAGCAAGTCACGTCGGTGCCCGTTGTTCGCGCCGACGACACGGATGTAACGCGAGTCCATACGACGGAACATGTTCAGGCCATTCGCGAATTTGTCGATGCCGGCGGCGGGCGCATTGAAGTGGACACCGTTGTCAGCCCGGATTCCGCAGACGTGGCATGGCTGGCTGCCGGTAGTGGTGTCGACGCCGTGCGACGCATTGTCGGCGGTGAGGATACTCAGGCGCTGTGCCTGGTTCGTCCGCCGGGACATCACGCAAGGCCGGACGCGCCGATGGGATTCTGCCTGCTCGGCAATGTCGCCATCGCCGCGCGTGCCGCCATTCAGAAATTTGGATTGAACAGGGTGCTGATCGTCGACTGGGATGTCCATCACGGCAACGGAACTCAGGATGCCTTCTACGACGACGGCCAGGTCACGTTCTTCTCCGCTCACCGTTTTCCGTTTTATCCGGGCACCGGACGAAAGTCGGAAACCGGGCGCGGTGAGGGACTCGGTACGACGTTCAACCTTCCGCTGGAATTCGGCATCAGCCGGCGCGACTATCTTTCGGCGTTCGAAAAGAGTCTGACAGTGGCCGCCGACAAATGCAGGCCCGATCTGGTCATCATCAGCGCCGGTTTCGATGCTCACGCCGAAGACCCCATCGGCTCGCTGGGTCTGCAGACCGAAGACTTCGCGGAACTTACGAAGCTTGTGCAGCAGGTCGCGGCAACCCACTCCGATGGTCGGCTGCTGAGCATGCTGGAAGGCGGCTACAACGTTGACCGGCTGGCGGACTGCGTGTCGCTGCACCTGGAAACGCTGCTCAGCAAATGA
- a CDS encoding calcium-binding protein, translated as MPRHTESRCQSQLFSPKRSPFSLFRRASRASGRRSPIRTGAALESLETRAMLSAVSLGTDAVEGEVVDPEEVCEYAPEPTFNVDQNGVVTVGGTHNADVIVANVDASGLLVVTVNNVTFAVSDAQVTSLVIDAKCGDDLVAVLVSVQHPTSIVLGHGNDTAYALGGPSRVAGNSGNDLIVAGDYDDILSGGDGTDILLGGKGNDLLMGGNGFDGIAGGDGDDSIEGGPGNDIILGDGPNTWPLPAVPDETTIHEYLVRLSLLGSGNDRIDAGDGDDWVLSGAGNDRVYSGAGNDVVLAGTGSDWVEAGDGDDVVHGGADTDVIFGGAGNDIIFGAGGDDYVIGGSGSDKLDGGHGNDWIFGDATDSYPAGYVDPVVYAQDFGARGEGNDIIHGGWGHDAIFGGGGNDGIVADPASVIARSVIDAELIAGAAADAVAAITAAEADAVSIDARPVPVVGNDVVFGGGGRDRIAGNGGNDILVGGGDDDGISGGDGHDLIFGDGPNTLPRLLPWQVDISLRQYLQRAAGVNIGNDVIDAGAGNDLVYAGRGNDRVNGGSGNDTIFGGDGNDGLFGGDGSDTILGEAGNDFIDGGAGDDKLQGNAGNDTIIGGSGEDDLDGGAGADWLIAVDGEKDTVRYDIFDILFVDGIDDLILT; from the coding sequence ATGCCACGCCACACAGAATCACGATGCCAGTCTCAATTGTTCTCGCCGAAGCGATCCCCGTTTTCCCTGTTCCGTCGAGCCTCAAGGGCGTCCGGAAGGCGCAGTCCGATTCGCACCGGAGCAGCGCTGGAATCTCTGGAAACCCGAGCGATGCTGTCGGCGGTTTCTCTGGGAACGGACGCCGTCGAAGGCGAAGTCGTCGACCCGGAAGAAGTCTGCGAATACGCTCCGGAACCCACGTTCAACGTCGATCAGAACGGAGTCGTGACCGTCGGAGGAACCCACAACGCGGACGTGATCGTGGCGAACGTCGACGCGTCCGGACTGCTGGTCGTGACGGTCAACAACGTGACGTTTGCCGTTTCCGATGCTCAGGTCACCAGCCTGGTGATCGACGCAAAGTGTGGCGACGACCTGGTGGCTGTGCTGGTTTCCGTTCAGCACCCGACGTCCATCGTTCTGGGACACGGAAATGACACGGCCTACGCTTTGGGCGGGCCTTCGCGCGTAGCCGGCAATTCGGGCAATGACCTGATTGTTGCCGGCGACTACGATGACATCCTGAGCGGCGGCGACGGAACCGACATTCTGCTGGGCGGCAAAGGCAATGACCTGCTGATGGGTGGAAACGGCTTCGACGGGATCGCCGGGGGCGACGGCGATGATTCCATCGAAGGCGGACCTGGCAATGACATCATTCTGGGCGATGGCCCCAACACCTGGCCGCTGCCCGCCGTGCCTGACGAAACCACCATCCACGAATATCTGGTCCGACTCAGCCTGCTGGGCAGCGGCAACGACCGAATTGACGCCGGCGATGGCGATGACTGGGTGCTGTCAGGCGCTGGCAACGACCGTGTCTACAGCGGTGCAGGCAACGACGTTGTGCTTGCCGGCACCGGCAGCGACTGGGTGGAAGCCGGTGACGGTGACGATGTTGTCCACGGCGGCGCCGACACCGACGTGATCTTCGGAGGCGCCGGCAATGACATCATCTTCGGCGCTGGCGGCGATGACTATGTGATCGGCGGCAGCGGCAGCGATAAACTCGACGGCGGACACGGCAACGACTGGATCTTCGGCGATGCCACTGACAGCTATCCGGCCGGCTACGTTGACCCCGTCGTTTACGCTCAGGATTTCGGAGCCCGCGGCGAAGGTAACGACATCATTCACGGCGGCTGGGGTCATGATGCCATCTTCGGCGGCGGCGGCAACGACGGAATCGTGGCGGATCCGGCATCGGTCATCGCGCGAAGCGTGATTGACGCCGAACTGATCGCAGGGGCCGCCGCTGACGCCGTCGCAGCAATCACGGCGGCCGAAGCGGATGCCGTCAGCATCGACGCCCGGCCGGTTCCGGTGGTGGGCAACGATGTCGTGTTCGGCGGCGGCGGCCGGGACCGCATCGCGGGCAACGGCGGCAATGACATTCTGGTCGGCGGCGGCGATGACGACGGTATCTCCGGCGGCGACGGCCATGACCTGATCTTCGGCGACGGCCCCAATACTCTTCCGCGTCTGCTGCCGTGGCAGGTTGATATCAGTCTGCGTCAATACCTGCAGCGAGCTGCGGGGGTCAACATCGGGAATGATGTTATCGATGCCGGAGCCGGCAACGATCTGGTGTATGCCGGTCGCGGCAATGATCGCGTGAACGGCGGTTCGGGCAACGACACGATCTTCGGCGGAGATGGCAATGACGGCCTGTTCGGCGGAGATGGCAGCGACACGATTCTTGGTGAAGCCGGCAATGATTTCATCGATGGCGGAGCCGGCGACGACAAGCTGCAGGGCAATGCCGGAAATGACACGATCATCGGAGGTTCCGGCGAAGATGATCTGGACGGTGGCGCCGGAGCCGACTGGCTGATTGCCGTGGATGGCGAAAAGGACACAGTCCGCTACGACATCTTTGACATCCTGTTTGTCGACGGAATCGACGATCTGATCCTGACATAG
- a CDS encoding sigma 54-interacting transcriptional regulator: MRHALILLNGPSPGAGVTVDPDADEVTLGRDVTRTLPIDDERCSRLHARLWFDSQSWQIEDCDSRNGTFVNSRRIERAVLRPGDIIRIGETLIVFSREHDADDPRWHARRIATSTFVVRVAEDAERPTLIERLRAEQTDVARAAAVLCQLASDLQRQDHADAMVRVISDAVMEAVRADSVTIWLVSSDGRLSAVGGRSSKQRERPGDSTDARSAPVPVLASMSIENNESLLVQNGSAEAAAFDPSDTRPAGGPDTVISVPIPGRGERLGAIECVVSANHGAFDEHDLDVVIAIAGQAGLALENLNHRERLQQANQQLRTTVHGQQRIVGDSPAVRGLFDTVSRIGPVDSTILIRGESGTGKELVARMIHETSRRHSGPYIPINCAAFSESLLESELFGHEKGAFTGADQRRIGQFERAHTGTLFLDEVGELSPACQARLLRILEHHPFERVGGVEPIQVDVRVIAATHRDLPELVAGGRFRDDLYFRLKVIEVRLPPLRDRGDDVLLLADHFLLQFRSEMGRGPRGFSAAAAQLLMDYHWPGNVRELRNAVERAVVLSAADEVQAGDLGLPIVQPTEASPGGLIPLADAELRHIVAVLERVNGNKTQACKVLGIGRGTLYKKLEECAARGIPV; this comes from the coding sequence TTGCGACACGCTTTGATTCTGCTGAATGGACCAAGTCCGGGGGCCGGCGTCACCGTCGATCCGGACGCCGATGAAGTCACGCTGGGGCGCGACGTCACTCGGACGCTGCCAATCGATGACGAACGCTGCTCGCGACTGCACGCGCGGCTGTGGTTCGATTCGCAAAGCTGGCAAATTGAGGACTGTGACAGCCGCAACGGGACATTCGTCAATTCGCGGCGAATCGAGCGGGCGGTGCTGAGGCCGGGCGACATCATTCGAATCGGTGAAACACTGATCGTGTTTTCCCGCGAACACGATGCCGATGACCCGCGGTGGCACGCCCGACGGATCGCGACCAGCACCTTCGTCGTCCGTGTTGCTGAAGACGCCGAACGCCCGACGCTGATCGAACGGCTGCGGGCCGAACAGACCGACGTCGCGCGTGCGGCGGCTGTGTTGTGCCAGCTTGCTTCTGACCTGCAGCGGCAGGATCACGCCGACGCGATGGTGCGAGTCATCAGCGACGCGGTCATGGAAGCCGTCCGAGCGGACTCCGTGACAATCTGGCTGGTGTCATCCGACGGCCGGCTTTCCGCTGTCGGCGGGCGGTCGTCGAAGCAGCGGGAACGGCCCGGCGATTCCACGGATGCTCGCAGCGCGCCGGTTCCCGTTCTGGCCAGCATGTCGATCGAAAACAACGAATCGCTGCTGGTGCAGAACGGCTCAGCGGAGGCCGCGGCGTTTGACCCGTCAGATACGCGGCCCGCCGGCGGACCGGATACCGTCATCAGCGTGCCAATTCCCGGTCGCGGCGAACGGCTGGGAGCGATCGAATGCGTGGTCAGCGCGAATCACGGAGCATTCGACGAACACGATCTCGACGTGGTGATTGCGATCGCCGGACAGGCCGGCCTGGCTCTGGAGAACCTGAACCATCGGGAACGGCTGCAGCAGGCCAATCAGCAACTGCGGACCACGGTCCACGGGCAGCAGCGGATCGTCGGCGACAGCCCGGCCGTCCGGGGACTGTTCGACACGGTTTCGCGAATCGGGCCGGTCGACAGCACGATTCTGATTCGCGGTGAAAGCGGCACCGGCAAGGAACTGGTGGCCCGGATGATTCACGAAACCAGTCGGCGACATTCCGGTCCCTACATTCCGATCAACTGCGCGGCGTTCAGCGAATCGCTGCTGGAAAGTGAATTGTTCGGCCACGAGAAGGGAGCGTTTACGGGAGCCGACCAGCGGCGAATCGGTCAGTTTGAACGTGCTCACACCGGCACGCTGTTTCTGGACGAAGTCGGAGAACTCAGCCCCGCCTGCCAGGCACGACTGCTGCGGATTCTGGAACACCATCCGTTTGAACGTGTCGGCGGTGTCGAACCGATCCAGGTTGATGTGCGAGTCATCGCGGCGACTCATCGCGACCTGCCGGAACTGGTGGCCGGCGGCCGGTTTCGAGACGACCTCTACTTTCGACTGAAGGTGATCGAAGTCCGCCTGCCGCCTCTGAGAGATCGCGGCGACGATGTGCTGCTGCTGGCTGATCATTTCCTGCTTCAATTCCGAAGTGAGATGGGTCGCGGTCCCAGGGGATTTTCGGCCGCGGCCGCGCAGTTGCTGATGGATTACCACTGGCCCGGCAACGTGCGCGAACTGCGGAACGCGGTGGAACGAGCGGTCGTCCTGTCCGCAGCAGACGAAGTTCAGGCCGGCGATCTGGGACTTCCGATTGTTCAGCCGACCGAAGCCAGCCCGGGCGGTCTGATCCCGCTGGCTGACGCGGAACTTCGCCACATTGTCGCGGTCCTGGAACGCGTCAACGGCAACAAGACTCAGGCCTGCAAAGTGCTGGGCATCGGTCGCGGAACGCTTTACAAGAAACTGGAAGAATGCGCCGCGCGGGGGATTCCCGTCTGA